The genomic DNA GAGAGATTAATTTATATCTCTACGATTCGTGATGATGCGATACAGAAATATTTATTTTAAAAAATATCCCCGAATTATGGGTAAAGATTCAGGGATAATATAACTATATGAAAATAATTACAACTGAGATAATAAAACTTTCATTCGGGGAGTTGAGAGAAATTTTTGAGCATCAGTAATCATAGTTTGACCCCAAAAATGCTTTTTCATACAGTAAAAATCAGCAAAACTTTTATCTAACTTTAATGCTGTTTCTGCTAACTGATAAGCTTTTTGTATTTCTCCTTGAAAATATAAAGCTACTGCCAAAGCTAAAGTAGCTTCAGCAGATTTATGATTAATTTGTATAGCTTTCTGCCATTGTTGAATTGCTATTTCTTTGTCTCCTTGTTCATATTTAATGAACCCTATATTATTGATAGCTGCTAAGTTGTTAACATTTATAGCAACTGCTTGATTGTAGTCAGACATGGTGGTTAGATAGTCTCATAGTGGATGATACTTACTACACCTGTTAAAGCAAGTATCCGCAAAATTGTTGATGATTTTTTTGTCTGAAATGACGTACACCTTCAGTAAGGGATACAGGATATCCAGGATTTGAGGAGTTACAGGATGTGATTTTTTTGTGATGTGGCTTTGTTCATTTTAATGAATTTCTTATATTTGATGATTTGAAAAATAGCGATCGCATAAAGAATTAACCTTATTATGATATAATTAATTAAGTTTTGTGCCAAGTCGTAAAGCCACAAAATTAAAGATTTTACATTTGCAGTAATTGATTAATGTTGATTGATTTGTATCCAAAAATTAGGAATTAATTATGCGCCATAAATCATTTTTAATATCACTTTTCCTAACTTTGTTTCTAGTCTCCTGTGCTACAGAGACAACGCAAATATCAGAAGTTAAATC from Okeanomitos corallinicola TIOX110 includes the following:
- a CDS encoding tetratricopeptide repeat protein, translated to MSDYNQAVAINVNNLAAINNIGFIKYEQGDKEIAIQQWQKAIQINHKSAEATLALAVALYFQGEIQKAYQLAETALKLDKSFADFYCMKKHFWGQTMITDAQKFLSTPRMKVLLSQL